The following proteins come from a genomic window of Cuculus canorus isolate bCucCan1 chromosome 29, bCucCan1.pri, whole genome shotgun sequence:
- the MCRS1 gene encoding microspherule protein 1 produces MASGATSRSEDEESLAGPKRGSNQASGAIPKRRSSSRFIKRKKFDDELVESSLAKSSSRAKGAGVVEPGRCSGSEPSSSEKKKVSKSVSAPVAPSPVPTAGLAKRMKKSKQPLQVTKDLGRWKPADDLLLINAVLQTNDLTSVHLGVKFSCRFNLREIQERWYALLYDPIISKLACQAMRQLHPEAIAAIQSKVLFSKAEERLLSQVGSGSQPSLDTFQELLHKHPDVFYPSRTAKALQLHWQLMKQYYLLADQTVQPLPKGDQVLNFSDAEEMLDDSKLKDVRDEALEHELTVADRRQKREIRQLEQELHKWQVLVDSITGMSSPDFDSQTLAVLRGRMVRYLMRSREITLGRATKDNQIDVDLALEGPAWKISRKQGVIKLKNNGEFFIANEGRRPIYIDGRPVLGGNKWKLNNNSVVEIASLRFVFLINQDLIALIKAEAAKLAQQ; encoded by the exons ATGGCGTCGGGCGCGACGAGCCGCTCCGAGGACGAGGAGTCGCTGGCGGGGCCAAAGCGGGGCTCGAACCAGGCCTCGGGCGCCATCCCCAAGCGCCGCAGCTCCTCCAG GTTCATCAAGCGGAAGAAGTTTGACGATGAGCTGGTAGAGAGCAGCCTCGCCAAATCCTCCAGCCGCGCCAAAGGCGCCGGCGTCGTCGAGCCGGGGCGTTGCTCAGGCAGCGAGCCTTCCTCCAGCGAGAAGAAGAAG GTCTCCAAGTCGGTGTCCGCGCCCGTCGCGCCCAGCCCGGTGCCGACCGCCGGCCTGGCCAAGCGGATGAAGAAGAGCAAACAGCCCCTGCAGGTGACCAAGGACTTGGGCCGCTGGAAACCTGCTGATGACCTCCTGCTAATTAATGCTGTGTTGCAG ACGAACGATTTGACCTCGGTGCACCTGGGGGTGAAGTTCAGCTGCCGCTTTAACCTGCGGGAGATCCAGGAGCGCTGGTACGCGCTGCTCTACGATCCCATCATCTCCAA GTTGGCCTGCCAGGCCATGCGGCAGCTGCACCCCGAGGCCATCGCCGCCATCCAGAGCAAAGTGCTCTTCAGCAAAGCCGAGGAGCGGCTGCTCAGCCAGGTGGGATCG GGCAGCCAGCCCTCGCTCGACaccttccaggagctgctgcacaaGCACCCCGACGTGTTCTACCCCTCGCGCACGGCAAAGGCGCTGCAGCTGCACTGGCAGCTCATGAAGCAGTACTACCTGCTGGCCGACCAGACCG TGCAGCCGCTGCCCAAAGGAGACCAAGTCTTGAACTTCTCAGATGCGGAGGAGATGCTCGATGACAGCAAACTCAA GGATGTGCGGGATGAGGCGCTGGAGCACG aGCTGACGGTGGCCGATCGACGCCAGAAGCGTGAGATCcggcagctggagcaggagctgcacaagtggcaggtgctggtggataGCATCAcag GGATGAGCTCCCCGGATTTCGACAGCCAGACGCTGGCCGTGCTGCGCGGCCGCATGGTGCGCTACCTGATGCGCTCTCGCGAG ATCACGCTGGGCAGAGCCACCAAAGACAACCAGATTGATGTGGACCTGGCGCTGGAGGGGCCGGCCTGGAAGATCTCCCGCAAGCAGG GCGTCATCAAGTTAAAGAACAACGGTGAGTTCTTCATCGCTAACGAAGGCCGTCGCCCCATCTACATCGACGGTCGCCCAGTGCTGGGGGGCAACAAGTGGAAGCTGAACAACAACTCAGTGGTGGAG ATCGCCAGCCTTCGCTTCGTCTTCCTCATCAACCAGGACCTCATCGCCCTCATCAAGGCAGAGGCAGCCAAGCTGGCCCAGCAGTGA
- the SPATS2 gene encoding spermatogenesis-associated serine-rich protein 2 isoform X1, whose translation MSRKQNTKDPSGFIFDVQSNTVMAQGGTFENMKEKISAVRAIVPNRSNNEIVLVLQHFDNCVDKTVQAFMEGNASEVLKEWTVTGKKKNKKKKTKPKPQAESSPGLPDPSKLVSTEEEQAANSEKGGMNGFHVNGCAHDTESVDSLSEGLDALSIDARELEDCESAVPDMPDRTAVPDLGNGIAGFDTKSLTMHPSQSPSSLRQRPEQRSASRSLSRSAASNPTPASLSVARLEDVPVSPTNKKQGSNIEKSVKDLQRCTVSLARYRVVVKEEMDASIKKMKQAFAELQSSLMDREVALLAEMDKVKAEAMEILVSRQKKAEALKKMTDVAVRMSEEQLVELRADIKHFVSERKYDEDLGRVARFTCDLDALKKSIASFGQVSHPKNSYSSRSRCSSAATTSLSRPGETPAPSAPACASVPAASLTATSKKPSASAEAAPGNAGSRASQPAREASQGNRRPGAGNRSQGQRHVGPTTSGRYNSSNRHRTGPGQARQQPPSSPAASPGQTQPTGPPPSSTETKGLPQRKPRASRQEGANS comes from the exons ATGTCTAGAAAGCAGAATACAAAAG atccatctggatttatttttgatGTGCAGTCCAACACCGTGATGGCCCAAGGAGGAACCTTTGAAAACATGAAGGAGAAG ATCAGCGCCGTGCGTGCAATAGTCCCCAATAGGAGCAACAACGAGATCGTCCTCGTGCTGCAGCATTTTGACAACTGCGTGGACAAAACGGTCCAGGCGTTTATGGAAG GCAACGCCAGTGAAGTGCTGAAAGAATGGACTGTGACTGGCAAAAAAAAG aacaagaagaagaaaactaaaccGAAACCGCAAGCCGAATCGAGCCCTGGCCTCCCGGACCCCAGTAAATTGGTGTCCACTGAAGAGGAGCAGGCGGCAAACTCAGAGAAGGGTGGAATGAACGGTTTCCATGTCAACGGCTGCGCCCACGACACAGAGTCTGTGGACTCGCTCAGCGAAGGTTTGGATGCACTTTCAATTGATGCCCGGGAGCTGGAGGATTGCGAGTCTGCGGTGCCGGACATGCCTGATAGAACAG CAGTACCTGACCTAGGGAATGGAATAGCAGGCTTTGACACAAAATCGCTCACCATGCATCCTTCCCAGAGCCCCTCGTCTCTCCGGCAGCGGCCTGAGCAGAGGAGCGCTAGCAGGTCTCTGTCCAGATCAGCAGCGAGCAACCCAACTCCTGCGTCCCTGTCTGTCGCGCGGCTGGAAGATGTTCCGGTTTCACCTACAAACAAGAAGCAGG GTTCTAATATCGAAAAATCGGTGAAGGATCTCCAGCGCTGCACGGTCTCGCTGGCTCGGTACCGGGTGGTGGtgaaggaggagatggatgCATCCATCAAGAAGATGAAGCAAGcctttgcagagctgcagagcag CCTCATGGATCGGGAGGTGGCTTTGCTGGCAGAGATGGACAaagtgaaagcagaagcaa TGGAAATTCTGGTCAGCCGCCAGAAGAAGGCAGAAGCCCTGAAGAAGATGACGGATGTGGCAGTGCGGATGTCGGAGGAGCAGCTGGTCGAGCTCAGAGCCGACATAAAG CACTTTGTGAGCGAGCGCAAGTACGATGAGGACCTGGGCAGGGTGGCGCGCTTCACCTGCGACCTTGATGCGCTGAAGAAAAGCATCGCCTCCTTTGGCCAAG tttcCCATCCAAAGAACAGCTACTCCAGCCGGTCACGGTGCAGCTCTGCCgccaccacatccctgagccGTCCTGGTGAGACCCCTGCTCCCTCCGCACCCGCCTGTGCCTCTGTGCCCGCCGCCAGCCTTACCGCCACCAGCAAGAAGCCCTCAGCCTCCGCGGAGGCAGCCCCGGGGAACGCCGGCAGCCGCGCTTCCCAGCCTGCCCGAGAG gctTCCCAGGGGAACAGGAGACCGGGCGCGGGGAACAGGTCTCAGGGCCAGCGCCACGTCGGCCCCACCACCTCCGGGCGCTACAACAGCAGCAACCGGCACAGGACCGGGCCCGGCCAAGCCCGGCAGCAGCCGCCCTCGTCCCCGGCCGCCAGCCCTGGCCAGACTCAGCCCACGGGCCCCCCGCCCTCCAGCACAGAGACCAAGGGGCTCCCGCAGCGGAAGCCTCGCGCCAGCCGGCAGGAGGGAGCCAACTCCTGA
- the SPATS2 gene encoding spermatogenesis-associated serine-rich protein 2 isoform X2, translating into MSRKQNTKDPSGFIFDVQSNTVMAQGGTFENMKEKISAVRAIVPNRSNNEIVLVLQHFDNCVDKTVQAFMEGNASEVLKEWTVTGKKKNKKKKTKPKPQAESSPGLPDPSKLVSTEEEQAANSEKGGMNGFHVNGCAHDTESVDSLSEGLDALSIDARELEDCESAVPDMPDRTVPDLGNGIAGFDTKSLTMHPSQSPSSLRQRPEQRSASRSLSRSAASNPTPASLSVARLEDVPVSPTNKKQGSNIEKSVKDLQRCTVSLARYRVVVKEEMDASIKKMKQAFAELQSSLMDREVALLAEMDKVKAEAMEILVSRQKKAEALKKMTDVAVRMSEEQLVELRADIKHFVSERKYDEDLGRVARFTCDLDALKKSIASFGQVSHPKNSYSSRSRCSSAATTSLSRPGETPAPSAPACASVPAASLTATSKKPSASAEAAPGNAGSRASQPAREASQGNRRPGAGNRSQGQRHVGPTTSGRYNSSNRHRTGPGQARQQPPSSPAASPGQTQPTGPPPSSTETKGLPQRKPRASRQEGANS; encoded by the exons ATGTCTAGAAAGCAGAATACAAAAG atccatctggatttatttttgatGTGCAGTCCAACACCGTGATGGCCCAAGGAGGAACCTTTGAAAACATGAAGGAGAAG ATCAGCGCCGTGCGTGCAATAGTCCCCAATAGGAGCAACAACGAGATCGTCCTCGTGCTGCAGCATTTTGACAACTGCGTGGACAAAACGGTCCAGGCGTTTATGGAAG GCAACGCCAGTGAAGTGCTGAAAGAATGGACTGTGACTGGCAAAAAAAAG aacaagaagaagaaaactaaaccGAAACCGCAAGCCGAATCGAGCCCTGGCCTCCCGGACCCCAGTAAATTGGTGTCCACTGAAGAGGAGCAGGCGGCAAACTCAGAGAAGGGTGGAATGAACGGTTTCCATGTCAACGGCTGCGCCCACGACACAGAGTCTGTGGACTCGCTCAGCGAAGGTTTGGATGCACTTTCAATTGATGCCCGGGAGCTGGAGGATTGCGAGTCTGCGGTGCCGGACATGCCTGATAGAACAG TACCTGACCTAGGGAATGGAATAGCAGGCTTTGACACAAAATCGCTCACCATGCATCCTTCCCAGAGCCCCTCGTCTCTCCGGCAGCGGCCTGAGCAGAGGAGCGCTAGCAGGTCTCTGTCCAGATCAGCAGCGAGCAACCCAACTCCTGCGTCCCTGTCTGTCGCGCGGCTGGAAGATGTTCCGGTTTCACCTACAAACAAGAAGCAGG GTTCTAATATCGAAAAATCGGTGAAGGATCTCCAGCGCTGCACGGTCTCGCTGGCTCGGTACCGGGTGGTGGtgaaggaggagatggatgCATCCATCAAGAAGATGAAGCAAGcctttgcagagctgcagagcag CCTCATGGATCGGGAGGTGGCTTTGCTGGCAGAGATGGACAaagtgaaagcagaagcaa TGGAAATTCTGGTCAGCCGCCAGAAGAAGGCAGAAGCCCTGAAGAAGATGACGGATGTGGCAGTGCGGATGTCGGAGGAGCAGCTGGTCGAGCTCAGAGCCGACATAAAG CACTTTGTGAGCGAGCGCAAGTACGATGAGGACCTGGGCAGGGTGGCGCGCTTCACCTGCGACCTTGATGCGCTGAAGAAAAGCATCGCCTCCTTTGGCCAAG tttcCCATCCAAAGAACAGCTACTCCAGCCGGTCACGGTGCAGCTCTGCCgccaccacatccctgagccGTCCTGGTGAGACCCCTGCTCCCTCCGCACCCGCCTGTGCCTCTGTGCCCGCCGCCAGCCTTACCGCCACCAGCAAGAAGCCCTCAGCCTCCGCGGAGGCAGCCCCGGGGAACGCCGGCAGCCGCGCTTCCCAGCCTGCCCGAGAG gctTCCCAGGGGAACAGGAGACCGGGCGCGGGGAACAGGTCTCAGGGCCAGCGCCACGTCGGCCCCACCACCTCCGGGCGCTACAACAGCAGCAACCGGCACAGGACCGGGCCCGGCCAAGCCCGGCAGCAGCCGCCCTCGTCCCCGGCCGCCAGCCCTGGCCAGACTCAGCCCACGGGCCCCCCGCCCTCCAGCACAGAGACCAAGGGGCTCCCGCAGCGGAAGCCTCGCGCCAGCCGGCAGGAGGGAGCCAACTCCTGA